From the Leptolyngbya sp. CCY15150 genome, the window GCCGCACCAATCGCTGTTGAAGCGGAGCTTCCAGAGTCCCTCTGCCGGAAAGCCAATGGTGTAGTTATCTTGGGAGGCATGGAAGAAGTTGGCGACCACCACCACGTCATCGCCTGGCCCACCCTGATCCCAGCGGTGAAAGGCGATCATCTTGCGGGCATCGTGCAGATGGTAGACCTGAATGGACTGCCCGCAGAGACCACGGGTACAGCCGTTACGGTTGCGGCGCAGGCGAATCAGGTCGTGGTACAATCGAGGATATATTGACGCACTTCGCCCCGATCATAATCGGGCCGGGTTTCGCCCCAAAAGGCACAGCCAGGTGTGTCCTTGAAGCCGAGAAAAACTGGAGCGGGTAGACGTTAAAAGCTAGGAGTCATCATTAAATTAGAGACTAAATTCTGGCTCCTACATCCTGGATGATAACCCAGATGTGATGTCCCGCTTTAACCAGATGTGATGTCCCGCTTTAAGTTGACAGCCAACATTATGCCTTTTGATAAAATATAAATCTAACCAGAGAGACCCCGAGATAGCCCAAAAGACTATAAATTGCGATCGCAATCAAAACATTGACATCAAATATGTTGGCTCCTCCTCCTGCGGTAGGGCTGATAAATAAGGTAGAAAATGGAGCTACAAAAGGAGCGGATAGCTGATTGATCAGATGAGCAAATCCATTGTCAGGATTAGCGCCGAACAGGCGTAGCGAAAATCTGATAATCAGCAACGTTACCAGCATTCCTATCAACCAGTAAATGCTATTGACGATCCAAATAAAGGTGGAACTGTGTTGAGCAGATGTCAGGCGTTTTTCTTCTTGCCGAAGACGGAACGTCTCTTTGTCACGTTGGAGATCATTTTGCCGCTCCAGGTTGTTTTCATCATGGGGATTGAACTTCATGCCTTAGGTCCTTATTTTTTGAAGTTGGAAGCCTAGATATCATTAGTGTGTTATGACGTTGTTTTACTTTATGTATGATTTGATGAATTACGATACAAACTGTGAGTAAACGATCGCCCTCGCAACACATTGGCAACCATGGATGGCGCTTAGGGACATCGTCCTTTGACTGGGGTATGCAGAGCAGGGCGATCGGTCGTCCGTTCGTCACGATTCCGCAGTCGGGGATGTTGCTGCCCCCAGAGTAGGGGGAGCAGCTAATGCGTAGGATGGGAGCTATGCTTGCCCATCACTCAAACGCTCGAAGATGGGCAGGGTCTTACATCCTTTGCCCATCCTCCGGGGGTGGGGGTGAGAGGCGATGGATGAGGAAGAGCACCTCGGCGGCATCGGCGCAATAGAGGGCGGGGTCGTCGGCTAGGGCGGGGTCGCGGGAGCCGTTGAGGATGGCGACTATGGTCTGGATGAGCTGCTTGAGGGAGTCTGGGGCGTTTGGATTGCTGGTGAGCTGCTCGAACAGCGACTGGACTTCATCGACCTGTTGCTGAGCCAGCAGCCCCAAAACGTGATCGACTAGCTGGCCACCGTAAGCCTGCGCGTAGCCGCCCTGCTGCCGGTAGGCGAGGTAGGTATCGCGGGCCTGCTGCCACGCCGCCCGCGCTGCCGCTGGGTTGCCCGTTGCGGTTTCGATGTCGTGCAAGGTGTTGAAGGATTTATAGATTTCAACCGCTGTGCCAAAGGGCTGAAAACACTCGATCGCCCGCCGGATCTCCCCTCGCGCTTCGTCGTACCGCTGGAGCTTGCGTAGCGTATAGGCAATGTTGTTGCGGGTTACACCTTCGTACCGCAAGTCCCCTTGCTCTACATAAATATCCGCCGCCTGTCGGTAAAAGGTCACGGCCTCTTCGGGGCGATTTAAGCAGTTGTCGTAGAGATTCCCTAGCTGAGTCAAAGTGCTCGCTGGCCCATTCGCATCGGTCATCTGGGTTTTAATTTTTAATTCCAGGGACTGGCGGTAGGCGGCTTCTGCGGCGTCGTACTGTCCGGCATCTTGGTAGACAATGCCGGTCTGGTGCCAGATGATGGCTACCGTTTGGGGTTCGTTTTGCTGTTCAAACAGGGTGCGGGCGGCGTCGTATTCTGCGATCGCCTCCTCATACCGCCCTTGCTTTCTTAGCACATCAGCCAACTGTATTTTCCCAACCGCCACTCCCCGAAAATCCGCCAGCTCTTCGCCTCGTCTGATATGTTCCTCGTACTTAGCCGCCGCATCCTCCAGCCGCCCCAAGTCCCGCAGGCAGCCGGCCTGCTTTGCTAGGGCTACGGATGCCATGCGGGCCGCGCTGCTATTATCAATGTCCTCAAACAGCCGCTGGGCTTCTATAAACAGCTCCAGCGCCGGGGCCCCCTGTCCGGCAGTTTTCAGCACTCGACCGAGCAGAGCATGGGCCATGGCCAACTCATAATCCGCTCCGCTGTAGGCGGTTGGCCCCACCGCCTGGGCCTGGTCGTAGGCGGCTTGCAGTTGCCCCTGACCCAGCAGGCGCTCAATGTGCAGGCGCTCATTCTCAGAGCGGGCCTTGCCCCACTCGGTCAGGGCCGCCGCCGCCCGCTCCCGCAGGGCCACCGCCCGCGCCAGGGCCTGGGGCCGGTTCAGGAACTCCAGCAGTTGCTCAATCTTCCCGGCAGTGTTGGCGACCTGTTCCGCCATTGAGCTATCCACCTCAAACCGCTGCCCCAGATAGTCGAGCAAGGCCATCAGGTTGGGCAGCTCCAGCAGCGTCAGGTTTAAGGCCATCGTGCTGTCTTTAAAGAACTGCTCATACAGAAAATCGACCAGTTGCACCATGGCCTCGGCCCAGGTGGTGGTGAGCTGGGCCAGGTGCTCTGGGGGTTGCCCCAGTTGTAGGTAGGCGGGCAGGGCCGGGTCGAGCCGCAGGTAGTTGTACTCCTGGGCTTCCGCCATCCCCACATCGATCAGCATTCTGGCTACTTCAGCAACGCTTTCAGTTTCAATCCCCATGACGGTGGCCATGATTGCTAAATGCCCGCCCCCGTGGAACACCGCCAGCCGATTCACCCGCTCCCTTACCGCCTCCGGCAATCGCCGCAGCGACAGCTCCACGCTGGCATAGAGTGAGTTCTCTCTGTCGCCCGCATTCTCTCGCTCCAGCTTCGCCATCAGCGCCGCCACAGTCTGCGTCGTCGCCCGCACCCCGTGGGCCACCTCTCGCGCCAGCAGCACCAGAGCGCGGGGGTGGCGGTTCACCGTTTCCACCAGTTCCGTTATCTCCTCCGGCGTGGTGGCGTTGTCGCTGGCTGGTGGCTCCCAGCCGTGCTGGGCCATTACTTGCTCGACGAGCTGCACGGCTTCGGTTTCGCGCAGCCGCCCCAGCTCCACCGTGCATTTGGCCTTGGCAAAGGGGGCGGGCAATGGCTCGCGGCTGGTAAACAGCAGGCGGCAGCGGGGGTCGGCGGCCAGCAGTTTTTCGCAGAGGGCCAGCAGCTCTGTTACATCCGCCACCCCGGCAGGGTTGTTACCCTGGGCATCGGGCAGCACGCTCTCCATATTGTCGATCACAATTACCGTGGGGTAGTCGCGCAGGGCGCGCTCTACGGGTTGCAGAGCTTTGGCCTGGTTGTCGCCATACTGGGCCACGGTGTAGTTGGGTACTAGCTGGCGACCGATCACATCTAGCACCCCCCGCACATCCTGCACATTCTGCGATTCCACACTGACAAAGGCGGCGCGGTCAAAGCGGTGCGATCGTACCAGCCAGCGGGCCAGCTCGGTGGTCAGGGCGGTTTTGCCCAGGCCGCCGCTGCCGCGCACCACGGCGTAGGGTTCCTGCTGTAGCAGGCGCTCCAGGTGCAAAAGCTGGCGGCTGCGGCCTACAAACTGGTGCTCGGGGGGCGCGGGCAGTTGGCCCAGCTGCACCTGTCGCCGCTGGCGGCCCAGCCGATCCGCCGCTTCCCCCACCGTCACAGTGAAGAGCTGGGGGTCGTCTTTTTCTTGGTAAAGCACCGGTACAAACCAGTCTTGCAGCCTCAGGTCGCCCGCCCCCATGATCTTGAACCGGTAGGGGTCGTCGTAGAGAGCGGCTTGCCCCGCCAGCATGGCATCGCCCACCCGCTTGCCCTCCGCCAA encodes:
- a CDS encoding alpha amylase C-terminal domain-containing protein, whose amino-acid sequence is MYHDLIRLRRNRNGCTRGLCGQSIQVYHLHDARKMIAFHRWDQGGPGDDVVVVANFFHASQDNYTIGFPAEGLWKLRFNSDWCGYNDGFSNHFSADAIAEPGSYDGLPWHGSISIGPYSVLILSQ
- a CDS encoding YggT family protein, which produces MKFNPHDENNLERQNDLQRDKETFRLRQEEKRLTSAQHSSTFIWIVNSIYWLIGMLVTLLIIRFSLRLFGANPDNGFAHLINQLSAPFVAPFSTLFISPTAGGGANIFDVNVLIAIAIYSLLGYLGVSLVRFIFYQKA
- a CDS encoding tetratricopeptide repeat protein; protein product: MNQHIFISHTTKDDATVQRVRETLELQGQVSWVDSREMSGGDALWSKVEAAIRSARHFLVVLTVDALSSDWVQRETRLALQLAQERTDGYKVISVVLPGVGLGLLNLLFPQDHAHIFIKDTPNGLNEAMPDIYAALGEELPADWQRGEPVQVEPVEELLLKLIDPQITEQNGIRRAAATAELTYIPADRSREITSRRYRFTAPLGPLELDDLRWYIEKYYQWPTGVFKQRAGQTEAALPDWGQALYRAAVSGESARAPLSEWQRTTGSRRFSVQVDSEPEEGTPEAEANQFREAASDLLSLPWEILHDGKGYLSQGANGVRVRRRLPNRELTQTLKADLPIRVLLVSPRPEVDESGGKVGYIDHRVSALALVKAVENLGGALVKVDMLQPPTFAAMKAALQRGRAENDPYEIVHFDGHGVYDQRVGLGALCFEDPKDSQKLGQRLLQLVYAPALASELRHYGVPLIFLEACQTAQSSADPMTSVAAKLLEEGVGSVVAMSHSVLVETARRFVERFYTSLAEGKRVGDAMLAGQAALYDDPYRFKIMGAGDLRLQDWFVPVLYQEKDDPQLFTVTVGEAADRLGRQRRQVQLGQLPAPPEHQFVGRSRQLLHLERLLQQEPYAVVRGSGGLGKTALTTELARWLVRSHRFDRAAFVSVESQNVQDVRGVLDVIGRQLVPNYTVAQYGDNQAKALQPVERALRDYPTVIVIDNMESVLPDAQGNNPAGVADVTELLALCEKLLAADPRCRLLFTSREPLPAPFAKAKCTVELGRLRETEAVQLVEQVMAQHGWEPPASDNATTPEEITELVETVNRHPRALVLLAREVAHGVRATTQTVAALMAKLERENAGDRENSLYASVELSLRRLPEAVRERVNRLAVFHGGGHLAIMATVMGIETESVAEVARMLIDVGMAEAQEYNYLRLDPALPAYLQLGQPPEHLAQLTTTWAEAMVQLVDFLYEQFFKDSTMALNLTLLELPNLMALLDYLGQRFEVDSSMAEQVANTAGKIEQLLEFLNRPQALARAVALRERAAAALTEWGKARSENERLHIERLLGQGQLQAAYDQAQAVGPTAYSGADYELAMAHALLGRVLKTAGQGAPALELFIEAQRLFEDIDNSSAARMASVALAKQAGCLRDLGRLEDAAAKYEEHIRRGEELADFRGVAVGKIQLADVLRKQGRYEEAIAEYDAARTLFEQQNEPQTVAIIWHQTGIVYQDAGQYDAAEAAYRQSLELKIKTQMTDANGPASTLTQLGNLYDNCLNRPEEAVTFYRQAADIYVEQGDLRYEGVTRNNIAYTLRKLQRYDEARGEIRRAIECFQPFGTAVEIYKSFNTLHDIETATGNPAAARAAWQQARDTYLAYRQQGGYAQAYGGQLVDHVLGLLAQQQVDEVQSLFEQLTSNPNAPDSLKQLIQTIVAILNGSRDPALADDPALYCADAAEVLFLIHRLSPPPPEDGQRM